The proteins below come from a single Bacteroidota bacterium genomic window:
- a CDS encoding OmpA family protein, translating to MTWKSFGILLLLFRSVAALAQSPSRDTTVLRDTLVESRYTIEHSPLRGGFELFGGLTSYSNSNFQEPIFQTGCDRFDQGTGSDYGLRAMAEIPFWGDLSKWKFAPAISVDLRKAKFDWTQRAEGLSVDGNSLDTFTIQHEISATLSTVGIEGRFEYQVSPAFALHAGPAIGISITRSYSKTEHMTGAEFLSSHTQDTTLQSGSLSDKLTMLPSFSIAASYEVPLSRTLRAAPNIELDYHWLVAGRSALWSGIDAKAGVSLMFDLTPRLETVPTFVKSEVPVVIHREPEVAPLTASIEAVAVGKSGKESKVVRMTIEEVRTRNAYPILNYIFFDDGSSIFPSRYLQFASFDEASRSFRGSTERQGVALMDLYRETLNILGDRLRKHPKAQVTLIGSTSGNERGGLSLAHARVNRVKDYLVRVWQIDPTKIRCEATLLPERPSPVTTAEGQAENRRVEFRVDDERVNDPIVVTNIEHLATPDQIRLKPSVSRPDILRTHASIQAGGVEFQSFNGDAKSSTTEKLWAPTEELLSKLSDSLSIEYDVTDSAGHHAHAHSAIPLDIQRVTSDREERVERFSLILFGFDESRVERRNDREVRRAADMIAHIPVQRVLVQGFTDETGDAAHNDQLSQDRATQIADRLKIALKDEKAAIPGDLHTEGRGSHDLLYDNRLPEGRFFSRTVNITIERAVK from the coding sequence GTGACATGGAAATCGTTTGGGATTCTTTTACTGCTGTTCCGATCGGTGGCTGCACTAGCGCAATCGCCATCACGGGATACAACGGTCCTGCGCGATACCCTCGTCGAAAGCCGCTACACGATCGAGCATAGTCCACTTCGAGGTGGCTTCGAGTTGTTTGGCGGTTTGACGAGTTACTCGAACAGCAATTTTCAGGAGCCGATCTTCCAAACAGGCTGTGATCGGTTCGATCAGGGGACCGGCAGCGATTATGGTCTCCGGGCGATGGCGGAGATTCCTTTTTGGGGAGATCTTTCGAAGTGGAAATTTGCACCGGCAATCTCTGTCGATCTTCGGAAAGCGAAATTCGATTGGACGCAACGTGCGGAAGGGCTGAGCGTCGACGGAAATAGCCTCGACACGTTCACGATTCAGCACGAGATCAGCGCAACGCTAAGTACGGTTGGCATCGAAGGTCGGTTTGAGTATCAAGTGAGTCCAGCTTTTGCTCTTCATGCCGGCCCTGCAATTGGAATCTCGATCACGAGGAGCTACTCCAAAACGGAGCACATGACTGGAGCGGAATTCCTCAGCAGTCATACGCAAGATACGACACTTCAGAGTGGGTCACTAAGCGACAAGCTGACGATGTTGCCAAGCTTCTCTATTGCTGCAAGCTATGAAGTGCCTCTTTCGCGAACGCTACGTGCGGCGCCAAACATCGAGCTGGACTATCATTGGCTTGTAGCAGGAAGGTCGGCACTTTGGAGCGGAATCGATGCGAAGGCCGGTGTATCGTTAATGTTCGATCTGACTCCAAGACTAGAGACCGTTCCAACGTTTGTGAAGAGCGAGGTTCCGGTTGTGATTCATCGCGAGCCTGAGGTGGCTCCGCTGACCGCCTCCATCGAAGCAGTGGCTGTTGGCAAGAGTGGTAAAGAGTCCAAGGTCGTTCGCATGACGATTGAAGAAGTCCGCACCAGGAATGCCTATCCGATTCTGAACTATATCTTCTTCGATGATGGGTCATCGATTTTTCCCTCTCGTTACCTGCAATTCGCATCGTTCGATGAGGCGAGCCGAAGCTTCCGAGGTTCGACGGAGCGACAAGGTGTTGCGTTGATGGACCTCTACCGAGAGACGCTGAATATTCTCGGCGACCGATTGCGAAAGCACCCGAAGGCACAAGTGACGCTGATCGGAAGCACGAGTGGCAACGAACGCGGAGGATTGTCCCTTGCGCATGCCAGAGTCAATCGTGTCAAAGACTATCTCGTGCGTGTTTGGCAGATCGATCCAACCAAAATTCGCTGTGAGGCAACGCTGTTGCCGGAACGGCCAAGTCCAGTCACGACAGCCGAAGGCCAGGCCGAAAACCGGCGAGTGGAATTTCGAGTGGATGACGAGCGAGTGAATGACCCGATCGTCGTGACGAATATCGAGCACTTGGCAACACCAGATCAGATTCGACTGAAACCATCGGTTTCGCGACCAGATATTTTGCGGACTCATGCGTCGATTCAGGCTGGCGGGGTGGAGTTCCAATCCTTCAATGGCGATGCAAAATCCTCAACCACCGAGAAGTTGTGGGCTCCGACAGAAGAATTGCTTTCGAAGTTGTCGGATTCTCTTTCGATCGAATATGACGTTACCGATAGTGCGGGACATCACGCTCACGCACATTCGGCGATCCCGTTGGATATACAGCGAGTCACAAGCGACCGAGAGGAGCGAGTCGAGCGGTTCAGTTTGATCTTGTTTGGCTTTGATGAGTCGCGAGTCGAGCGCCGCAATGATCGCGAAGTTCGCAGGGCTGCGGACATGATTGCGCATATCCCAGTTCAGCGCGTTCTGGTGCAGGGGTTTACGGATGAGACCGGAGATGCTGCTCACAACGACCAGTTGAGTCAGGATCGGGCAACACAAATAGCGGATCGTTTAAAAATCGCCTTGAAGGATGAGAAGGCAGCTATTCCCGGCGATCTTCATACGGAGGGTCGGGGCTCTCACGATCTCCTCTATGATAACCGACTACCCGAGGGACGATTTTTCTCAAGAACGGTTAACATTACCATCGAGAGGGCAGTCAAATAG
- a CDS encoding RNA polymerase sigma factor has translation MQKSGIGRRPAIDKVSTIEGLSGQPDRGTVQIDSRNRQKDRDTGLFSRFLDGNDDAFRALYDLYERPLYLYILRLLSSEQDSQDVFQEVWVRIYRLRNEKAVVTKFSGLLFTVARNLSMNALRSRKLTPDPLEDASAEFDAMLRTHEVEDSDLRDLFERALAQLPVAQREAFVLREYNGYAYQEIADITGDTMVTVKTRAFRARERLRKIIAAWMELKSGTDF, from the coding sequence ATGCAGAAATCGGGAATAGGGCGAAGGCCCGCGATTGACAAGGTTTCGACGATCGAGGGGCTTTCGGGCCAACCGGATCGCGGAACGGTTCAGATCGACTCTCGAAATCGGCAGAAGGACCGCGACACCGGATTATTCAGTCGATTCCTGGATGGAAATGACGATGCATTCCGCGCGCTGTACGATCTGTACGAGCGGCCACTGTATCTTTACATCCTACGTCTTTTGAGTTCGGAGCAGGACTCTCAGGACGTGTTCCAGGAAGTGTGGGTTCGGATTTACCGGCTTCGAAACGAGAAGGCCGTCGTGACAAAGTTTTCGGGGTTGCTTTTTACGGTAGCTCGAAATCTTTCGATGAACGCGCTGAGATCGCGGAAGCTGACACCGGATCCGTTGGAAGATGCCTCTGCAGAGTTCGATGCCATGCTTCGAACGCACGAAGTCGAAGACTCGGATTTACGAGATCTCTTCGAACGAGCCCTGGCGCAGTTGCCGGTGGCACAGCGAGAGGCATTTGTTCTGAGGGAGTACAATGGGTATGCCTATCAGGAAATCGCGGACATTACGGGAGACACGATGGTCACCGTAAAGACCCGGGCCTTCAGAGCACGGGAGCGGCTCCGCAAGATCATTGCCGCATGGATGGAATTGAAAAGTGGAACAGACTTTTAA